AATAAAATCCACAAACTGTTTCTTGGAACATTGGTAGATTGAAATGATGAATTTTAGTCATTCTTACCTGTCCAAAACAGTACAATAATCCAATGGAGCCACCAAATCTAGAACCCAATAcatgtgataataaaaaataaattccaccACTTTCGACTCTACATCGCTCGCATATTCCTATAGCCGATAACACCGTCACTAAAGCAATACACACTGAAAAAATACCATAATTTGCGTTATAATGACAAtagatatgaaatatttaaagcgaaacatatattaatttgttacctgtagacaaaataattaatactgcaTTCAAAACACCTGCTTGGCCAACTATCCAACCAGATCTCAAAAATACAATCACtccaaatatattgataagaCATGATGTGAAAACCCCATCCCAAGTACCGAACAATACAGGTTGagagataaagaaatttgatttcCACCAAGGATCTGAACTCTGAGagagatacaaaaatatacattttactttttttgagCTGTAATATTCACTACACAATAAGTTAACAATTGCTTTGCAAGTACTTACATACTCTTGTGCAAATAATTCATTTGCACCAGTTTGATACATTTCTGGACCAAACGCACTGTTGTTGCCTTTGTTATCTTTTTCTGTGTCTCTCTGTGCTTCTGGATCACGTAAACCGTATCTAGTCCAGTCGACATTTCTGTGTGCTTGAATGTCACCGTTTGGAAGTCCGCTCTCCTCGTTTGGCCCCATATCTTCTCTATGTAACGATACAtgtcatatataaattacgttAATTCTTCTTCACTGATATCGATTTTTACCACATACCGTCTATTACTAAAACTCTCTTGCATGTCGATACGACAATGTTGTATCTTTACATAATTCGTAATCTGAAATTCTCTTCTCCTTGTGTCACGGTGACAATATGCATAGGTTAGAATTCGAAATTCGTATAATAAACGATTtttaacattgcaaaaatGCGTGCGCAATGCTCTTTATGCATCAATTATATCTTCTTTTATCCATTGAACTGTATAATATACTGAAATAAGTCTTGAAAGAGTAAGAATGCTTGAATTGTGAACAAAAACAGCTATATCGGGAATATCTCTCTTTGTCGTGATATTTCTGATAAACTGGTGATGATCAGGTGATCCCCACCATAGACGTAGTAAATATAGACTGCTCGCGTCGTTCGAAGTGTCGAGAATTTAGAAAGAGAATTAGATCAGACAAAGAGAGCATTCggattattttgtttctctctGTTGTAGGCTTTCTTCACAATTTCTTTAACACAATGAGGATTTCCAGACATCGATCCATTATTTTCCTACAACCGTGCCTAGTTGCACGAATTTGGAGCAATCAGTCAACTTTAAATGAGAAGCATTTAAAAAGCAGTGAAAAGCTATTGTAGTAaaagcctcgacattttgacATTAGCATTTTCACCTCAAAGTGATCTCAGGAATGTATCGTTGCCATATGGTGCGTTTAgcgcgggacaccctgtatatatataaaatatatattagtttcTAAGAGTAAAAATAACGTCAGAAAAGCTGCacgttaaaatatacatttatttataagtttgtAAACAAGTTATGTTCACAGAAACATTAAGctaagaaaacatttatttgctgcagttatttttgttttctttaatcATGTTATGGTAAAAAAATCCGAGATTGTTTCGATACTTATAAGCATCAGTGTAGACACATGCCAGAAAAGTTGTCTGCGCATAATGAGTGGAGTATCATCGTCATTGTTGCGATCATACATATTGATACATATCGCTCAATCATCGTAACGTAAAGTATACCACGTACCAGTTCGTGAATcagctttaaatatatacgaatAAATCCACCAAATTATCTATTCTTACGCCACTATttacatataacttatttaagCCCCTCGTCTCCATTTCTCTCCATTACTGAACTTGGTCATTTCCCGACCACTGACACCGCAAGTACCGATTCCAACGCGACCGTTCACATTTTCTGGTGTTGCAAAGATGCTCTTCTTTATAACGCCTTTTTTCGAAGACTGTGAATAAGTTAAAAAGAAGACTGTGAATAAGTTAAAAAgacaatatatttcaaatgtatgCACGATCGATGTACGTATAAATGAATTTATCGCGCTAACGTACCTTATTAGTAAATGCTAACCACTTATTTTTCTCCAACTCGCGTTCTTCCTCCAATTCCTTAAACCGCTGTAATTTTCTCTGCTTCTTCTTTTTAAGGTATTCTCTTTGCTTATGTGGATCTGAGCCTGCAACTGCAGCTGCTtgcatttttctgtaaataaataaatatcatgtGGATAAACAGGTCGCATGTATAATAGCACGTCTTAAAGAGATGTTTTGGATACATCAACTacgattattattcatatttctattattgccACGTATGTGTACCTcatgattatataatattaatatatttcagtatatatgtatcgtatatttacttataataattcagaaaattaatatttattttaataaagcaacGTATTTCATACATAAATCCAAGttctttttctatattctCTCTAATACACTTTTATGTGCTCTTCAAATactttctataataaaattaataattcaataaatgatttaaataatgcaaactGTATAATGCTGTGCACAGCAAgacttgtaaaatttattcttattatacaCTATCTCATACAGTAGTCCATGGAACTGGGCCGAGCTCTATAGCACTTGTCctgttaaaaatagaaaaaaaaaaataataaaagaaaaagttaaatagcataacattaaaaattttgctacaaattcatttttttttatcttcgaGTGCTAGAGTTTGACCCAGTTCCGTGAACTACTCTGTATATAAAGACagatattcaaattatataaatattattgtttctttcaaacaagaaaataaacaatttatttaaaaaggcattactaatataaataaataaaagcacgGTGAAAGCAAACCTTTTATAGTATAATTTCGTAATTTATGGGTAATTGTATGTGTATTATTTGTAcacattatattacaaaaaaaatgctaTCAAAATGCtgtattatgaaaatatcaaaatagtttaaaaaataaaattgtatttcaatttttttcaaaattctggTATATGTATAGTTcctttatacttttttaaaataattatgtcaattatatcaatctattcacaaaaatatagtGCCAAAGATGCTGGACAATTCTTGTTACCTTTTCCTGGAGTTCGACGATGTGTACAGATCGTGTGACATCAAAGGATAAAGGAATAATAATGAGCAATTTCAGACCAAATACCATACCAATGGTAGGATATTGTTGCCAATTCAGAAGAGGACAAGAggaaatataagataattagTAATTGCCTTATACTTTCTAAACTtctcacaaaaataaacataaaagtgcaaaattagaaagaacattttacattaatttatagtaataaatatcacaGATCAAAGATGACGTACTTAGATTTTTGATCTGCCCAATCAGAAGCTGGCCTCTTAGCAACAGATTTCAGTTGACTGAGCATGGTGACATCAGTATTCTTGTATTCATTAAACGTTATATTTACAACTCCATCTTCGCTTATAGCATCTATTGTTGCTTCATAATATctgcaaaaaatttacaaaatactttatttttaaactatatttgtttcatattttaactTGTAATAACAATAACTTGCATGAAATGTCCAATTTTTAGAACAATTTATACAGCAGTGtgatattgtatatattataatttgtcgCAAAAAGCAAGCCTATGATACTCACTTGCCATCCTCACTCCAAGGTGCCATGCATTGATCACCGACTTTCCATTTATTGGCCAAAACTGCAAGTAAAATTGGATCTTTAGCGTCCATGCCATTGGCTTGTCGTTTTTCTTGTTGTTGTGACTTAATTAAATCATGTGTCAGCTTTATTACTTCCTtcaaatcaaatttcaattttattaactccTCATTATTTGGATCTGTCGTGAGAGCTGCTTCCAcctaaaatgcaaaaaatataaaagccaGACTCTTgcaaaagtattatatataaacaatcaaGATTGGTTGCTATGAGGTTATGaaagaataacaaaatttaccTGCTGGAGTTGgagtttataattttgcaagtcGTCCATGATGCGCGATTTGATTAAGAAACAAATTGTTCAAAATCAGAGCGCATACAATCGTCTTCCTCTTCTTTTGACTCAAATattaggaaaataaaatattctcttaCAATCACTCCTGGTTGACAAGCATAAGAGCGTATCACAATCAATCCGGCCAGCCACGACTAATCACGATCAGTGCTGCCAATGTGGTGCATTTTGCAGGGGACACAAGTTACTAAACTATATTTACTGCAATGGGCACTGAATCGCTTGTCGCGAGCCGAGAGAGAATTACATGCCGTGTATCGCTGTCCTTTTTGGACTTTAATGTGCACCAAAGTGCGGTGTAGCGCGAGTGATCGAATTAGTAATAAGACATCAAACAAAATAAGacaacaaacaaaaaatgtgaATCTTTCTTTAGGGTTGAGTATAAAAAAGTTGCAGCATTTTCCGCTAATCagtttttgaatttataaaaactatctGATGTgtcgtaaatttatatttttttgaaagaaattatattgaatagtAGAAGTATTTTCTGATAAGGATagaatttaactttattatattattattatattgctataataaactattattataaacagTAAAAGTTATGAATAAATTCGGAGGTTgttgattttaaataagaattttaaataagaattttgtgaTCTTCAACGAAAACCTAACCTCCAAGTCTCTCGGAGCTAGAAGTTTACATCGTTTCTAGCATTCGTTTCTAGCTGGTGAgtactaatttttattcacatccatattatctatctacttgtttaaatatcttacaataaacTATGTTCATTGTTACCTTCTTCGTTATTTTGACAGTCACAAATATTACGacataatataagatatttaaatatatatagttcataatatatacttgttataaatttataagtacataattatttatataaataataaaaattataaatattttatagaaaacattgaaaaaactGGCATATTTTACTGTGACAtaataggtctgttcttttcAGTTGCACTTTCTATACGTacttgttttttcttttcctctcttttattctttttccaatatttaaatatatattcattccATCTTCAGTAAAGAAACTATAtcaattttcgtattttatgaagtatatattgctatatttttattcattaaaaatatttcaacatctttttgaatattatagaaaataattaaaaaatcttttaaaaatttgatcaatCATTTGGGAATAAAAGGTTTGACAAAAAGACACAGTAAAAACTATATCTGCTATTtgatttatacttattttttatcacgtgcacctataattattattattattattattattattgctactgctattactattataataattattaaaatgttatctatatttatctttaataataacaattattatagcTATCCCATATTTAGTACCCTTGttctatattgtataattatatgtattatacaaattaatatgtacaaactttacgtataaatataattaataaattatatataagagttataacatatatgatttattaattattatcaccaAATAACATGTAAGTAgcgattataaatataatatatacaaattaatacaaaataattagtattaaattatatatacaaaataatgcatagtatatataatttatgagagtataatgaataaattatatataaattaaataatattacattttgtttgATTACTTTCTGATGATTAATACGAGAAAGTAAGAATAACTGGtgcattagaaaaatatttaaatattgtaacaaaacccgttatttttctaattttaccGCAAATCCTGCGATAGTTCCTTTTGTCGCAATCGATATTCTGTTGGTGTCAGCATACCtctgaaatattatactttttcaaTTCATACTCATGTGTTCTAATTACTCACAAATTATAAGCGTTAAGTATCTCTGTTAACCTGATATCCCAGCCATTAATAATCGAATTTGGATAATTGGCAAATTAAGTGTTAATTTATCGCtctaatttgaaattatttaaattagatttccTGCAAATGCGTTGAAGCAATAAATTCcagaatagaataataaattagcgcttagtttttttcatatatccGAATTCTCGATTTTAGTGGGCGTACCAAGTTTGCGGAGATGCGCTAAGTATACGTGAAATGAATTGAAATaagttcaaaatatattttgcaattttgcaaatttataatttgtattttcttctatttaaaGATTGAGTCAGTCTGCATTATTcgaaatacttttaaaaatcttaaaattttttaaatatttttgaacattGTTAGCAATTATCAACTGTAATACCTTAAAACAGTGTCGAAAGACACGCACACCCCTTTATCGCACATTCGCCTGTAAAGATGCCaacattctttttctttagtCGTTTGAAATTGCGGTTCCGACGGTAATATCACTTCTTGCGGTGCTTCTTTCGCCGGCAGCGTCTCTTTGGAAAATTGTTCCATCTGTATTCACGccaaaaatgtatcaaattaaaaattccgactcagcataataataataatgtaataatataataatccaaataaaaataatactatataaatttcaattcaaCATGTATACTTCAATTAGtataattcttttacttttGGCAGCGAAGTATCAATCGATGGAACTGAAACCGCGACGAGATCGACTTGTGGGATCGCGAGATGCGAGCCTTGCTCTTTTATTTCCATCGGTGCATTATTTGTCCGTTCCGCGATTCTGTGAACATTATCGAGAcgtatttatttaagaatatttggaAACTTTGGGAATTAATATTGTAGAATAACTCAATCTTCAAATGGAATAAAGTATATGTAAACTATAGCAAAAGATCAGACcttaagatatttttagtgaatatattaattatcaataataaagttaattagcCAAGACTAGACAATTAGCTAGAAATTCAAGCCAAGTCAATTAAAACAAACGGGATAAAGAACTCATTTGAATAGATGGTAATTGGTCAAATGTTGCTTTACAAGATGTTGTGGagaatctatttaaaaattttgactttATTGTTGTTTATGGAATCCACGGACAATTGTTTCGCAACCGATTATTGTACGTATTGAAGATAATCCAATCTGaagccgaaacgtttgttaTTTCGCTCGAAATCTTATATATACGACTCTAAAAGCACAAACAACGTGCACGACTCTTTATCccatttgttttatattaattatcttaaagACGAGATGTATATTGTAAgagaatattgaataatatatttcgcaATTGCGTAAAAATAGGAGACACTAAAGATATCCATCTCTCGAAATGAAGTTTTCGATTCGCAAAATTCGCGAGGaacaatttttgtgttttttttttttttttttttgtttaactcCAGTTTTTCCAACTTCTTATAAGCAGCGTACCAATGTTACAGAGGACAATCAAGTATGATGGTCGAAGTTTCGCGGAGGTATCAATCGAAGGACGTACCATGATCCGCGGGATGCGGATATTCACGGCCGTACCAGTCCGTTACCAACCCCCTCTTCCCCTCCCTGTCTCCGTCCTCGATCATCATTACATCGTCctactttattttttccacGTCGATATCATAAATCGTCAGCCAATCGAACCTTTCCTTCTTCCTCCCTTCGCCATTACGCTTTGTATATAGATTAAGATACGGCAATAGCTAAACCACTCGCGCAAATCGACCATCTATTTTCGCAATTTCCGAGCGTGGGCTATGCGTCGCTATCACTAATGTCTAGGGAATCTTTACTACTTCTGCAAACTTTTGCACAATGCTTTCAATCTTCGGAGAATAATTTCAAGTAAATCTGACTGAATATCGTGCCTAAAATCGAGCAATATCTTGGTATTTGAAATGCTTATATCGCAATCATTTCCTCTTGATTCATTATGTAAGATATTTCATCATATATCACGTCTGCCATCTTTGGcaagcaaatttaattttcttagggaataaaattaataaaaattcaataattaggGAAATTCCACTTACAGCGGACGGTTAGGCGTACTTCGCATTCGTAACAGCTTTCGCTTTTTGTCGCGCAGATCGCCAATTGGCACTGCCAAACATCGCTTTTCGCGATCGGTTAGCGGCGCCTCCGGCTGTACCGCTTTCTCGGTGTCCTTCAAAATTAACAATGCGGGAACGACGGCCAGTGTCGTCGGTGTCGCGACGACACCGTCGACAGCCAGGTTCTGCTCTATCGAGTCCTCGCTGCCGCCGTTTCCGTGAGCAACGTTAACGGCGAGGCTGAAGCGAGGCTGAACGCTGTTGACGATCCGCTGCTTCTCCTCCCTCGTCGCCGGCTCCTCGTCGAACGAGTCTCTCTGGAAAGACACTGTCCAGCGATTTTAATCTGAGGTTTATCGCTTCGCgaaagttgaaaaaattaattaattttttttatatgttagtTTATTCGaccaaaagaaaatgaaaaagataaatctGACTACACAGCTATAATTCCACTATCGGTATTTTTTTATCGGCTGTTCGACAACACGAACAATAgaataacgttattaattattaattaaataatataaacgttattaatttattaatttctataacaTTGATCATTAGATTTACTAGGTTTACATCGGCTAATGTATAACATGGGTAATTCGGTTCGCCACGCGAAAGTAAATCGATGGCGGGTGATATCGTTCGGCTGCGTTTGTCGGCCAACAATGGAACTGAGTTACCAGGCAAATAGACCCGACTCTCGTGCAATTGTAAAAAGCTTAAACTCGATAGTACACGGCAGAGCCTATTAACTCGACGATCAATCACAATGTTTTCAGCGATGCGCCTGCATAAACTGCATCACTGAATATAGCCGTCGATCTGTTCGCTCTCACGAAATTCATCAAATgtgttcaaaaaattattcaaaagtctactattttagaaatacattatttcctTCTGGTGATAAATACAACTTgcactatattatttttttatattttttgcttcttttttcttatttgcaaaatttcgcGGAACTCTTTGAAGATTCGATTAATTTTGTGAGTACATAAATTGTTAAGCTGTTAAAATCGAATATATAAGAAGCTGCTCACGTAAGCCAAaggaaattcgaaaaaataattgggCATTCGGACCGTAGTAAATAATGGAATCATGTCGTTTGCAACGTGAACGCGCAAGTTACGAAGCAGCTAGTGTTTAGAAATTATTGCCCGATATGTGCTGCTCGCGTGTCTCGTGTCTCTTCTAATTAGTCGGTTCAATTATAGCTGTACGCCTCTCTTCGCCTTGCTCGTTACCGCACGCGCATATATGTTATCAAGCGTCTATCGTACAGACATGGATTAATACTGCACAAACACTAATATAAAACATGATCAAAAAGCATGAAAGTCATTTTAtccgttaaaaaaatataacattttaatttaagaaaagttCTAAAAATTCGTCGCCCAAAATTTACGTAAACTTtatcaagatatttatttatataacaaaaacaatTGTACCTGACTTGATAGGCTTTCTTGCCGTACCAGGATTAGGATTAATGGACGTTTTAATGATGGGCGTAGTGGGCAGCTTGCTGCGCAATTCGTCGATGAGCTTGTCGTCGCCCGGCGAATTCTCAATGTCGCTGTCGCTGTCCGCCGAGCTGACCAGCGACACCATAGTGACCACGTCGCTCGTCCTGGGATCCATAGAACTCTTCCCCCGTCCTTCTCCGCGGGTATCTTCATCCTTGCATCCGTTCGGACTCGACGCGAAGAATCGCCTCCTCGCGCTTCTTGATCTTCTCTTCAGAGGTGCCGATTTTATCGATCGCTCGCTTCGCGATATCTGAAGGGAAGTTAGCGCAATCTGTATTCCTGTTCTCTATTCGTCTATTTTTACCGCCTTAGCTTAGTTATCTATTAATctagttaattatttatctctctttattattatttttttatttttctgttttacatCGATCCTTACTTAATTGCGACGTGCTAAGCGATGAATATTCAGACTCCTCGAAAAAGCGCAAGGCGATCTTTTACCTTCATCGAAGCCTCTTCGTTCTTTTCCACAGCGCTTTGCTCGTCCTGCACTTTTCCGCAGACGATCGACTTGTCTGTCGGTTGGGCGAGACTAGGGGCATCGATCACGATGTTCACTTGTACACGCGTCGCCGCGGATGCGATATTTCGCCGCTGCGGTGGCGCCGAGCTGGTCCTCTTCGTCTTCTCCAGGTTCACGGATGAATTTCGCGCGAGGAGAACAGTGCTTCTGTCGATTGACGATCTCACAGCGGTCTTGTCGGCCGAAGCGCATCTGACTTCGGCCGATTTGTTCGCCGGTGCGATTTTCATTTCCACGAGTCCTTTCGGCGACTTGTCCATCATCGGCACCAGAAACGCGCGATTGCTGCCGCTGTGAAAGCTCGCGCGCTTCTGCCTCGCCGATGAAAAGTCATCGTTAGTTTTCGCTGGACCCACATTTTCCAATCTCAGGGATGGAAACGAGGAATACGACTGATTGGCCGGGAGATGCAGACTCGTACAATCGATGTTTATGCGCGTTTTCTTCTCGATATCTGTATTGGCGTGTAAATCcgtcattttctgaaaaatcggtaatttttttttttgatcgATTTTATCAtgcaaatgttaattttatataatattgaaattacttatggaaaattctattttaatagaaatagtaagtttttattttattattacagaaaaagTAGGAACTAGTATACTATATTGTTCTTCGAGGTATTtcacattttcgattttgtaataaaagaacTATGTtgcattgtatattttataaagtgatattttaatcttctatttttataatatttaattattaagtcgCGCATAATTTCTTTAGATCGGCATACCTCGTCCTCTCCTTTTTCCTTTTCCGCACTTTCAGTTGAACTCTCATCCTCTTTCGTCAACGAATCATTCTCCATTATTTGAGACACGACCTCCGATTTCTTCCCGCGTCCTTCCTCATCTTCCTTGTCGATCTCAGACGTTCCCTTACCTCGATCCACTAGATCGTCAGGCATTTCCGCGTTCCGTGCGCCTTTTTCCTCATCCCGGATAGAATCGGGTTCTTTTCTGGGTAGCGGAGTCGGCGGAGTGGACATTGACAGCTCAGAGTCGCAGCGTTCCTCCACAGTCATACCGTGTGCTAGGAAAATGTCGATGTTCGCCTTGTTCTGTTCGCGATGTCTCCACGCTTGCCGCAACCGCTCGGCGATTTCCTGTCGCGAGTAAAGAATCGACGCCTGTTCCGCGATGCCGTGTGCGCCGCCAGATCGGCCCGTGGCAGGCCTGGATCGGCTCGGAATCTGCCGGGCCACCACCTCCACTTGGGCCAGGCCGTCGCAGCCGCGACGGTCATCAGCCCAGGCAACTCGCACCTATCAATGACGTGACAGTGAAGATAGAGATGACGGTTATATACGAGCATTTACCGGCAGAAGAAGTCTGTCAGTGAAAAAACTGACGACAATACCTTGGGTTTTTCCGTAGCATTTGCGACTAGTCTATTGCGCGCGATCGGATTCGCGTAGATTTGCAAAGATTTGCCGCAATCGTCCTCCGCCGATCTCTGCCGTCTGACGTGCTGCCGACGCGGCGTGGGCTGCTGCAGCGACAGCTGCCTCACGGGTCGCGTCGCTCTTCTACCGCTAGACATCCCCGAGCAGTCGTTCCCGCTTTGTTAACATATCGATCTCGACGATCTTCAGAAATCTCTTAGTGGAATTGAtttgtatatttgttttgccgaacgtagaaaaagaaagaaaaatgcttGACGACCCGCAAGTCGAATTAAACAATCTTCTCTTTGCCTAATGCGTTCTCTTCAACTCCGCTCCACCAAGGTGCTTTCTACCTACAATAGTAACATAACAATGaagtgaattaataaattaattattattgaattttcattaaaaaaatattagttacaAGCCCATGTGTTTTAAGAGATTGTGATTTATGACAATTGGTGCGTCGTGATCAAAATTGTGAATTATTCCATGCGACATTAAGCGTAAAAGTTTGTGCCAAACGCATTTGTCAATATTTCACatagtataattttgttaaagagcaaataaaaaataaattctgcttaaaattcaataaagaaCACAATTTTGTCATTCAAAGATGTATGTAAATGTTACAAACTCACTTTATCATcttattaaaacattgaacTGTTGTAAAGATTCAAATCTCCAGTTTTCAATCTTCGAATGCGCTGAGAAACGTTGCCGACGCCGCGGCTGGGCGCCGACTGACTGATTGACTGCCTTCATCCATTGCCCTCTACCGCTCTCCGATATGTATCAACCCCAAATCCGTTCACCAACACATCTGCCGAGCGCAGGTATATCGCTTTAgctctccctttctctttcgCTTTACTTGGAATGGGAGCCACGCACACAAACGCTTTAACTTATTATAGTACCATTAACCCTCGTCGTTTCGATCACTGTCAGCGCTGCCAGGGTGGTCGAACTCCTCGCTGACTTCTTCGCACACATTGTTCTCGAGGCCACAGTGTGACGTAACACATCATGATAtctgtatcatatatgtagacacatataatatatatatacatgtacatagTGCTTTACTTAACTTTTAtatccaaaattaatttcaatcgattataattttagacTTTTTTCGTTCGACTAtgagtattaataaaagttatttcaaaaggcattcagaaaaaaaaagaaaaatcttcaaattttaatattatatcaatttctaAATGGTTAAATGCATGAATTTGATCTGCGCCATGTAATgctactaaaaaattaaataatattcaaaaaacaaatgagatttctaaatattcaagactaatttctaaaaaatattctttcaagAAGAACATTATCGATGTTATCATTCAATTGAGAACCTACtcttgtacatatttttttttttactgcctTTTCTGCCTCGATATTTGCTGAAGAAACAGCAAGGAGAAAATTGCTGATTAATTTTCGAACATCTTCTCTATTCCCTAAACCATTTCTCATTCCATATCTCGTATCATTCcccaaaaatttatgaatccTTATGACTTTTTTCTATACCACAGGTATAATGTAATTTAGGAAGGAGAAATTAGCATCTCCGGATCGAAAATCGCATCGCTCAAATCCATCCTCCGTCCAAATTCGTGACTCAGCCTGGTACACGGTCTCGCTTGCCGCTTCGTCACGTGTCGGAACCACTCCTGGCCTCACCACCCCCCTTCTCTCACCACCCTGTGTCCTTACTACAGCCACGTGCTGTTGTT
The nucleotide sequence above comes from Linepithema humile isolate Giens D197 chromosome 4, Lhum_UNIL_v1.0, whole genome shotgun sequence. Encoded proteins:
- the LOC105672193 gene encoding uncharacterized protein; the protein is MSSGRRATRPVRQLSLQQPTPRRQHVRRQRSAEDDCGKSLQIYANPIARNRLVANATEKPKVRVAWADDRRGCDGLAQVEVVARQIPSRSRPATGRSGGAHGIAEQASILYSRQEIAERLRQAWRHREQNKANIDIFLAHGMTVEERCDSELSMSTPPTPLPRKEPDSIRDEEKGARNAEMPDDLVDRGKGTSEIDKEDEEGRGKKSEVVSQIMENDSLTKEDESSTESAEKEKGEDEKMTDLHANTDIEKKTRINIDCTSLHLPANQSYSSFPSLRLENVGPAKTNDDFSSARQKRASFHSGSNRAFLVPMMDKSPKGLVEMKIAPANKSAEVRCASADKTAVRSSIDRSTVLLARNSSVNLEKTKRTSSAPPQRRNIASAATRVQVNIVIDAPSLAQPTDKSIVCGKVQDEQSAVEKNEEASMKISRSERSIKSAPLKRRSRSARRRFFASSPNGCKDEDTRGEGRGKSSMDPRTSDVVTMVSLVSSADSDSDIENSPGDDKLIDELRSKLPTTPIIKTSINPNPGTARKPIKSVSFQRDSFDEEPATREEKQRIVNSVQPRFSLAVNVAHGNGGSEDSIEQNLAVDGVVATPTTLAVVPALLILKDTEKAVQPEAPLTDREKRCLAVPIGDLRDKKRKLLRMRSTPNRPLIAERTNNAPMEIKEQGSHLAIPQVDLVAVSVPSIDTSLPKMEQFSKETLPAKEAPQEVILPSEPQFQTTKEKECWHLYRRMCDKGVCVSFDTVLRGMLTPTEYRLRQKELSQDLR
- the Spf30 gene encoding survival of motor neuron-related-splicing factor 30, translated to MDDLQNYKLQLQQVEAALTTDPNNEELIKLKFDLKEVIKLTHDLIKSQQQEKRQANGMDAKDPILLAVLANKWKVGDQCMAPWSEDGKYYEATIDAISEDGVVNITFNEYKNTDVTMLSQLKSVAKRPASDWADQKSKKMQAAAVAGSDPHKQREYLKKKKQRKLQRFKELEEERELEKNKWLAFTNKSSKKGVIKKSIFATPENVNGRVGIGTCGVSGREMTKFSNGEKWRRGA